A genomic region of Thunnus albacares chromosome 4, fThuAlb1.1, whole genome shotgun sequence contains the following coding sequences:
- the tarbp2 gene encoding RISC-loading complex subunit tarbp2, whose translation MNDETASDSWKRNSGCSSIEQMLAVNPGKTPISLLQEYGTRIGKTPVYDLLKAEGQAHQPNFTFRVSVGEISCTGQGPSKKAAKHKAAEAALKMLKGGLGGPAGLGVGVDGFIGVDVPTDEDGSQSEMKTSGNSQQSECNPVGALQELVVQKGWRLPEYTVTQESGPAHRKEFTMTCRVERFVEIGSGTSKKLAKRNAAAKMLSRIHDVPVDLRTSNDADAEEDTFTMHMGSRAESGKSKGFSCTWDSLRNSAGEKILQLRSHPLGMPSDSNFCSLLSDLSTEQCFDVSYLDLEERSLSGLCQCLVELSTQPITVCHGFAPSIDAARANAAHNALQYLKIMAGGK comes from the exons ATGAACGACGAGACAGCATCGGACAGCTGGAAGAGAAACTCCGGGTGCTCCAG tattgAGCAAATGCTGGCTGTGAATCCCGGAAAGACGCCCATCAGTCTGCTGCAGGAGTATGGAACGCGGATAGGTAAGACCCCAGTGTATGACCTGCTGAAGGCCGAGGGACAGGCCCACCAGCCCAACTTCACGTTCCGCGTCTCCGTCGGAGAGATCAGCTGCACCGGCCAAGGGCCCAGTAAGAAGGCAGCCAAGCACAAAGCAGCCGAGGCTGCTCTGAAGATGCTCAAGGGAGGTCTCGGAGGTCCCGCCGGACTTGGTGTTGGAGTAGACGGGTTTATTGGGGTTGACGTGCCTACTGATGAAGACGG CTCCCAGTCAGAGATGAAGACTTCGGGCAATTCTCAGCAGTCTGAATGTAACCCTGTAGGAGCTCTGCAG GAATTGGTGGTGCAGAAAGGATGGCGTTTGCCAGAGTACACAGTCACCCAGGAGTCTGGTCCAGCACATCGCAAAGAGTTCACCATGACCTGCAGAGTCGAGAGATTTGTGGAAATTG GAAGTGGTACGTCCAAGAAGCTAGCCAAGAGAAATGCAGCAGCTAAGATGTTGTCACGTATACATGATGTCCCAGTGGACCTGAGGACCAGCAATGATGCTGACGCAGAGGAAGACACATTCACCATG cacatggGGAGCAGAGCTGAGTCGGGCAAAAGTAAAGGCTTCAGCTGCACGTGGGACTCTTTGCGAAACTCTGCTGGAGAGAAGATCCTCCAGCTCCGCAGCCACCCTCTGGGCATGCCCTCCGACTCTAACTTCTGCTCTTTGTTGAGTGACCTGTCCACTGAGCAGTGCTTTGATGTCAGCTACCTGGACCTGG AGGAGCGCAGTCTGAGTGGTCTGTGCCAGTGTCTGGTGGAGCTGTCGAcgcagccaatcacagtgtgCCACGGCTTCGCTCCGAGCATAGACGCCGCTCGCGCCAACGCAGCCCACAACGCACTGCAGTACCTCAAAATCATGGCTGGAGGGAAGTGA